Proteins from one Listeria weihenstephanensis genomic window:
- the rlmH gene encoding 23S rRNA (pseudouridine(1915)-N(3))-methyltransferase RlmH, with protein sequence MNIQILTVGKLKEKYLIQGIAEYTKRLGPYAKVAITEVPDEKAPEVLSDAEMVQVKNKEGERILAKIADDVHVIALAIDGKQKSSEEFADGLDKLATYGKSKVAFVIGGSLGLSDAVLKRSDEKLSFGKLTLPHQLMRLVLVEQVYRAFRINRGEPYHK encoded by the coding sequence ATGAATATCCAAATTTTAACGGTAGGGAAATTGAAGGAAAAATATTTAATTCAAGGCATAGCAGAATATACAAAACGTTTAGGCCCATATGCGAAGGTTGCAATTACAGAGGTGCCAGATGAAAAAGCACCAGAAGTTCTAAGTGACGCCGAAATGGTGCAGGTGAAGAACAAAGAAGGCGAGCGAATTTTAGCAAAAATAGCAGATGACGTACATGTTATTGCCTTAGCAATCGATGGAAAGCAGAAAAGCAGCGAAGAATTTGCGGATGGACTGGATAAGCTAGCTACATATGGAAAGAGTAAGGTGGCATTTGTGATTGGCGGCTCGCTGGGATTAAGTGATGCTGTTTTGAAACGGAGCGACGAGAAATTATCGTTTGGAAAGTTAACGTTGCCACACCAGTTGATGAGATTGGTGTTAGTGGAGCAAGTTTATCGAGCTTTCCGGATTAATCGCGGGGAACCGTATCATAAATGA
- a CDS encoding SMUG2 DNA glycosylase family protein, translating to MIEQMTFADHILQFNKKLSLKSLALPDGFRAINPYEGDQKEIVRNITTSFYQKYYNDTKPRRMVLGSSPARRGSAVTGVPFEDAKHLQSETGIFIDKFCINQSSSGFLYDVIREYGGCKKFYTDFYMNFVCPLGLVRINSKGNEVNCNYYESKKLQEILAPFIISAIRSQIGFGIDTSICYCIGSGENYDFLSRINKEHHFFDMIIPLEHPRFITQYNAKHKDVYMEKYLNALSHE from the coding sequence ATGATTGAACAAATGACTTTTGCTGACCATATATTACAATTTAATAAAAAGCTTTCTCTTAAATCGCTTGCTTTACCAGATGGATTTCGCGCGATTAATCCATATGAAGGGGATCAAAAAGAGATAGTCAGAAACATAACGACTTCATTTTATCAAAAATACTATAACGATACTAAACCTCGCCGTATGGTATTGGGAAGTTCTCCTGCACGTCGAGGCTCAGCTGTAACAGGAGTTCCTTTTGAAGATGCCAAGCACCTCCAAAGCGAAACGGGAATTTTTATTGACAAGTTCTGTATAAATCAATCTTCATCGGGCTTTTTATATGATGTTATTAGAGAATACGGAGGTTGTAAGAAGTTTTATACTGATTTTTACATGAATTTTGTTTGTCCTCTAGGGCTCGTCAGGATCAATTCAAAGGGTAATGAAGTTAATTGTAATTACTACGAAAGCAAAAAGTTACAAGAAATCCTGGCTCCTTTTATTATTAGTGCAATACGTAGTCAGATAGGTTTTGGAATAGATACGTCGATATGCTATTGCATTGGAAGCGGGGAGAATTATGATTTTTTATCCAGAATAAATAAAGAACATCATTTTTTTGATATGATTATACCGTTAGAGCATCCACGATTTATTACACAATACAACGCAAAGCACAAGGATGTGTATATGGAGAAATATCTTAACGCTTTAAGCCATGAATAA
- a CDS encoding TIGR04197 family type VII secretion effector, with product MSQIKSNLGRANQVATSMGHATDAMRQSGSKQVQLANRTSVKVSHDAKQSSDKVKQLMMQLGKSFGRDVAHIRSVAQEFERVDREVGNGLDFSGTAPRIGK from the coding sequence ATGAGTCAAATAAAAAGTAATCTTGGTCGGGCAAATCAGGTGGCGACTTCGATGGGACACGCGACGGATGCGATGCGGCAATCGGGTTCGAAGCAAGTGCAATTGGCGAATCGGACGAGTGTGAAGGTGAGTCATGACGCCAAACAGAGCTCGGATAAAGTCAAGCAATTGATGATGCAATTGGGCAAGAGTTTTGGGCGGGATGTGGCGCATATTCGTTCGGTCGCGCAGGAATTTGAGCGGGTGGATCGCGAAGTTGGGAACGGGCTTGATTTTTCGGGAACAGCCCCACGTATCGGGAAATGA
- a CDS encoding DUF3958 family protein yields the protein MNDRDREIDSWNQRLRNVADDQYAKEREIRRQKQLLDEVDYVHNRNNRLFHELGSTWHRDREMAVFLDTQRYEYQRQHFHVVDGMEEEQTRMEREKRALMDKESDYYAARRKVEFGGEQA from the coding sequence ATGAATGACAGAGATAGAGAAATAGATAGTTGGAATCAGCGGTTGCGGAATGTCGCGGATGACCAGTATGCGAAGGAACGGGAGATTCGTAGGCAGAAGCAATTGTTGGATGAAGTGGACTATGTACATAATCGGAACAATCGGTTGTTTCATGAGCTTGGTAGTACATGGCATCGAGACCGAGAAATGGCGGTATTTTTGGATACGCAGCGATATGAATATCAGCGACAACATTTTCATGTGGTGGATGGCATGGAGGAAGAACAAACGAGAATGGAACGTGAAAAGCGTGCGTTGATGGACAAGGAATCGGACTATTATGCGGCTCGTCGAAAAGTGGAGTTTGGCGGTGAGCAGGCTTGA
- a CDS encoding HNH endonuclease translates to MNVFLGEIEAQSESMVASYHDMIEAMEGLMRAVNEFAFDRELQGKTYDSAKQYFAATYRPLAQGMICLCEELIRQNQAFPRQFQADVATTDVIEDEIRNQIRQLDGQIQDIEKLSNNVVGMALITPIFVDLKRKLQEKLEALYRFDAETATSFDRAMDLTANIVRGLAEIDSDKAFQPKTGTFNMMGLNMAWRSALQKQWTAREEAIAKLAKDNETARLIKAAENGPLPVIPDGNVAGFVTKDGKLDGQATYDNAKWQQAHVLAGMKNAIFLIDMVAPIFDIYRWKTGLDPITQEKLSPFEQNEAAAFTALTFVPFGKLGKVAKAIKASTRTDEFKFLFENVDNIRKANTFKKMNIADFTDEIMKTKPMNSRAPEKWINKGGTIEIDALGNWKYTNKNDISVVYKNGFPDFIPYKHPNVDNVPIEIAQPKNYPKDYEAANKGAGLSKISKPPVNDIKKPPEGYTWHHMEDGKTMMLVEKDIHNEFKHMGGQSIVNGKGK, encoded by the coding sequence TTGAATGTCTTTTTGGGTGAAATCGAAGCGCAATCGGAGAGCATGGTGGCGTCGTATCATGATATGATAGAGGCAATGGAAGGCTTGATGCGGGCGGTGAATGAATTTGCGTTTGACAGAGAATTGCAGGGCAAGACGTATGATAGTGCAAAACAGTACTTTGCGGCTACGTATCGACCATTAGCGCAGGGCATGATTTGTTTGTGTGAGGAATTGATACGGCAAAATCAAGCGTTTCCTAGGCAGTTCCAAGCCGATGTGGCGACGACAGATGTGATTGAGGATGAAATTCGGAATCAGATTCGGCAATTGGATGGGCAGATTCAGGATATCGAGAAGTTGAGCAATAATGTGGTTGGCATGGCGCTAATCACGCCAATCTTTGTGGATTTGAAGCGGAAATTGCAGGAGAAGTTAGAGGCTTTGTATCGATTTGATGCGGAGACGGCGACCTCGTTTGATCGTGCGATGGATTTGACGGCGAATATTGTTCGCGGATTGGCGGAAATCGATAGTGATAAAGCCTTCCAACCCAAAACTGGAACTTTTAATATGATGGGCTTGAATATGGCGTGGCGTTCGGCGTTGCAGAAGCAATGGACGGCACGAGAAGAAGCGATAGCGAAATTAGCAAAAGATAATGAGACCGCAAGACTTATCAAAGCGGCAGAAAATGGTCCACTACCCGTGATACCAGACGGCAATGTGGCTGGATTTGTCACGAAAGACGGGAAGCTAGATGGGCAAGCGACTTATGACAATGCGAAATGGCAACAAGCGCATGTGTTGGCAGGGATGAAAAACGCGATTTTCCTGATTGACATGGTAGCGCCAATTTTTGATATCTATCGCTGGAAAACAGGGCTTGATCCAATAACGCAAGAGAAGCTGAGTCCCTTTGAGCAAAACGAGGCGGCAGCATTCACGGCATTGACTTTCGTTCCATTCGGGAAACTAGGAAAAGTGGCAAAAGCCATCAAAGCATCGACGCGAACGGATGAATTTAAGTTTTTATTTGAAAATGTGGATAATATAAGGAAAGCCAATACATTTAAGAAAATGAATATTGCTGATTTTACGGATGAGATTATGAAAACTAAACCAATGAATTCCCGTGCTCCTGAAAAATGGATAAATAAAGGTGGTACAATTGAAATTGATGCACTGGGAAATTGGAAGTATACCAATAAGAACGATATATCAGTGGTATATAAAAATGGCTTCCCAGATTTTATACCATATAAGCATCCTAATGTAGATAATGTTCCAATAGAAATAGCACAACCTAAAAATTATCCAAAAGATTATGAAGCTGCGAATAAAGGAGCTGGATTGAGCAAGATTTCTAAACCGCCAGTAAACGATATTAAAAAGCCTCCCGAAGGCTACACATGGCACCACATGGAAGATGGTAAGACTATGATGTTAGTCGAAAAAGATATTCATAATGAATTTAAACATATGGGTGGTCAATCAATCGTAAATGGAAAAGGAAAATAA
- a CDS encoding SMI1/KNR4 family protein: protein MVKITSKNEKLSLDRLEVFEKEHDIRFSTEYRKFLLNYNGGYPDKSTFKIKGEDGEYESILNVLYGIGEMYDNLEKNFDIFDELVDVGFVPIADDPGGNQICISINKENYGAIYFWEHELGNEDELENLFYIAANFDEFLTNLYE from the coding sequence ATGGTAAAAATAACATCAAAAAATGAAAAACTATCTCTAGATAGATTAGAAGTTTTTGAAAAGGAACATGATATCAGGTTTTCAACTGAGTATAGAAAATTTTTACTGAATTATAATGGAGGATATCCAGATAAATCAACATTCAAAATTAAAGGGGAAGACGGAGAGTATGAAAGTATATTGAACGTATTGTATGGTATCGGCGAGATGTATGATAATTTAGAAAAAAACTTTGATATTTTTGATGAGCTTGTAGATGTTGGATTTGTTCCAATAGCAGATGATCCAGGGGGAAATCAAATATGCATAAGTATAAATAAAGAGAATTATGGAGCCATTTATTTTTGGGAACATGAATTAGGTAATGAAGATGAATTAGAGAATTTATTCTATATTGCTGCTAATTTTGATGAGTTCTTAACTAACTTATATGAGTAA
- a CDS encoding GAD-like domain-containing protein — MLQDFQLIEKVPANVLQEYQDKVPEEVVQFWKEYGFGTFMEGYFKSVNPLEYKEILVSTSERYTDGIVLFTTGMGDLIIWSDGYVRMINYRYGIVKTIFFLLSSFSKTLRTRSLG, encoded by the coding sequence GTGCTACAAGATTTTCAATTAATTGAAAAAGTGCCAGCAAATGTGTTACAAGAATATCAGGATAAGGTACCAGAGGAAGTTGTTCAATTTTGGAAAGAGTATGGATTTGGAACTTTTATGGAAGGTTATTTTAAATCAGTAAATCCACTAGAATATAAAGAAATTCTAGTGAGCACGAGTGAAAGATATACAGATGGTATTGTCCTGTTCACGACTGGTATGGGAGACTTAATAATATGGTCGGACGGCTATGTACGAATGATTAATTACCGATATGGTATAGTAAAAACTATTTTTTTTCTTTTGAGTTCTTTTTCGAAGACACTGCGGACGAGGAGTTTAGGATAG
- a CDS encoding T6SS immunity protein Tdi1 domain-containing protein has protein sequence MWKPYQEAVKKLGTPAYDECFGYVPLLALGGSEKMENLQKVKLKEHILLISALAGPIQ, from the coding sequence ATGTGGAAACCATACCAAGAAGCAGTTAAAAAACTGGGAACACCTGCTTATGACGAATGCTTTGGTTACGTTCCACTTTTAGCTTTAGGTGGCTCAGAAAAAATGGAGAACTTGCAAAAAGTGAAGCTAAAAGAGCATATTCTGCTAATCTCAGCTTTAGCAGGGCCAATTCAATAA
- a CDS encoding Mor transcription activator family protein, protein MYSQQHIQQDCLAEVYKEMVEAVGIESTLKLFPILRGQQINFPVRLYAKEKVSMKISQEYHEKNVHELSREYGYSSRWVQKVIKESKKEESLSK, encoded by the coding sequence ATGTATTCACAACAACACATTCAACAAGATTGTTTAGCAGAGGTTTATAAGGAGATGGTGGAAGCTGTGGGAATTGAGAGCACGCTAAAATTGTTTCCGATTTTGCGTGGGCAACAAATCAATTTTCCTGTGCGCTTGTATGCTAAAGAAAAAGTCAGCATGAAAATCAGTCAAGAATATCATGAGAAAAACGTGCATGAACTGTCACGGGAATATGGTTATAGTTCACGATGGGTACAAAAAGTCATCAAGGAAAGTAAAAAGGAGGAGTCGTTGTCTAAGTAA
- a CDS encoding DUF998 domain-containing protein, with the protein MNFLKKYGFYFLLLAVLSDFLTPYILGIFYPDLNQMTMVMSVFGDVESPVRGAFLVWSVVSGVLFVLALPAIYQTFAKTSRTLAILLASAIGLYGIGDCIFTGLFSIDTEQATWTFSTWVHNIGSGLGYTGFLLFPLFLILLYRKQGQPTQSKIYLVLLIISLLSAAIYGLARIPAINDWPILNKIGFCQRISFFFNYLPIVVFALSQIKNRKKER; encoded by the coding sequence ATGAACTTCCTTAAGAAATACGGATTTTATTTCTTATTATTAGCCGTATTAAGTGATTTTTTAACACCGTACATTCTAGGCATTTTCTACCCAGATCTGAACCAAATGACGATGGTAATGAGCGTGTTCGGCGATGTGGAAAGCCCAGTCCGCGGCGCATTCCTAGTCTGGTCTGTCGTATCTGGTGTACTATTTGTCCTAGCTTTACCAGCAATATACCAAACATTTGCTAAAACCTCTCGCACATTGGCGATTTTACTAGCTTCGGCGATCGGTTTATACGGCATTGGGGATTGTATTTTCACGGGATTATTCAGCATCGACACGGAGCAGGCGACTTGGACATTCTCCACTTGGGTTCACAATATTGGCTCTGGCCTAGGCTATACAGGGTTCTTACTATTCCCGCTATTTCTGATTTTACTTTATCGGAAACAAGGACAACCCACGCAGAGTAAAATTTATTTGGTACTCTTAATCATCAGCTTACTTTCGGCGGCTATTTACGGCTTAGCGAGAATTCCCGCGATCAATGATTGGCCGATTTTAAACAAAATTGGTTTCTGTCAGCGGATCAGTTTCTTCTTCAATTATTTACCGATAGTTGTCTTTGCTTTAAGCCAAATTAAAAACAGAAAGAAGGAACGGTAA